In one Bacteroidota bacterium genomic region, the following are encoded:
- the mscL gene encoding large-conductance mechanosensitive channel protein MscL has translation MSMLSEFKSFAMRGNLVDIAVAFVMGGAFGKVVSSFTEGIVAPIIGLITAGVDFSKWKIAIRAAELDASGAVVKPEVALSIGSFLTFTLDFIVVAFVMFLVVKGVNSLKKKEAAAPPPGPTKEEVLLTEIRDALRAK, from the coding sequence ATGTCAATGTTGTCGGAATTCAAGTCCTTTGCAATGCGAGGCAACCTTGTTGATATCGCGGTCGCTTTTGTCATGGGCGGAGCGTTCGGCAAAGTTGTGTCTTCGTTTACGGAAGGTATCGTGGCCCCGATTATCGGGCTGATCACAGCCGGTGTTGATTTCAGCAAATGGAAGATCGCCATCCGCGCTGCCGAGCTGGATGCTTCGGGTGCAGTCGTGAAACCGGAAGTTGCGCTGAGTATCGGCAGTTTCCTGACCTTCACGCTGGACTTCATCGTTGTTGCATTTGTTATGTTCCTTGTCGTGAAAGGTGTGAACTCTCTTAAGAAGAAAGAAGCAGCAGCTCCGCCGCCCGGACCGACCAAGGAAGAAGTTCTCCTTACTGAAATTCGGGATGCGCTTCGTGCCAAGTAG
- a CDS encoding LysM peptidoglycan-binding domain-containing protein, with product MDSVAEDAGKLRIKGTAPFQLDKNLIWDKIKTIPGWDAEMSADIRVEKTDLYGVYTVQSGDTLSKIAKQHLGSPNKYMDIFNINKDVLTNPDLIKVGQQLKIPNP from the coding sequence ATGGACTCAGTGGCTGAAGATGCCGGAAAATTGAGAATCAAAGGTACCGCCCCGTTTCAGTTAGATAAGAATTTGATCTGGGATAAGATCAAGACCATCCCGGGATGGGATGCTGAAATGTCCGCAGATATACGCGTGGAGAAAACGGACTTGTACGGCGTTTACACTGTGCAGTCAGGCGACACGTTGTCGAAGATTGCAAAGCAGCATCTCGGGAGCCCGAACAAATACATGGATATCTTCAACATCAACAAAGATGTTCTGACGAATCCTGATCTGATCAAGGTGGGTCAACAACTCAAAATACCGAATCCATAG
- a CDS encoding DUF3078 domain-containing protein codes for MKVFALFSLIIVTNTLFAQTDTVQAPKYGWTHGMVAGITLAQIGFTDWSAGGDNALSWTFSIEGKSVGDEEKTNWANAYKFAFGQARISDKGLRKTDDKIDLESILTYKLNQYVNPYAGVTFKSQFAPGYKYDTPVAGERSEVSSFFDPAYLTQSVGAGWQPITEVKTRLGMALRETFSTKHGYADNPETQQIETSKVEGGIESVTDVEWKLAENILLTSKLELFAPLKKIDRVDIRSDTRLTMTVNKFITAVFSLQLLNVEPFPRTQIKEVIALGFTYNVF; via the coding sequence ATGAAAGTATTTGCCTTATTCTCTCTGATCATTGTTACGAACACACTGTTTGCTCAAACCGACACCGTTCAGGCTCCCAAGTACGGCTGGACGCATGGGATGGTAGCGGGCATCACGCTCGCCCAAATCGGTTTCACTGATTGGTCGGCCGGCGGCGACAATGCCCTTTCCTGGACATTCTCAATCGAGGGAAAGTCGGTAGGTGACGAGGAGAAAACCAACTGGGCGAACGCGTACAAATTTGCGTTTGGCCAGGCACGCATTTCCGACAAAGGACTGCGAAAAACTGACGACAAAATTGATCTGGAATCCATTCTCACCTATAAACTGAATCAATATGTAAATCCGTATGCCGGGGTAACATTCAAATCGCAATTCGCACCGGGATACAAATACGACACGCCGGTCGCGGGAGAAAGGTCAGAGGTCTCCAGTTTCTTTGACCCTGCATATCTGACCCAAAGTGTCGGTGCAGGCTGGCAGCCCATTACTGAAGTGAAAACGCGTCTCGGTATGGCATTGCGCGAAACCTTTTCCACAAAGCACGGCTATGCAGACAATCCTGAAACGCAGCAGATCGAAACATCCAAAGTCGAGGGCGGCATTGAGTCGGTAACAGACGTTGAATGGAAGCTTGCCGAGAACATCCTTCTTACTTCCAAGCTTGAACTCTTTGCTCCTCTCAAGAAGATCGACCGCGTCGATATCCGCAGCGACACCCGACTGACAATGACGGTCAACAAGTTCATCACCGCCGTTTTCTCGCTACAATTGCTCAACGTCGAACCATTTCCGAGAACACAAATCAAGGAAGTTATTGCGCTCGGCTTCACGTACAATGTTTTCTAG
- a CDS encoding DNA-3-methyladenine glycosylase: MQQSRLVKPQLRRIRRRFYLQPTLQVARQLIGKFLVKKLNDEILIGRIVETEAYLGEKDPASHAYNGMTRRNEVMFGKGGHLYVYFTYGMHFCCNVVTEEAGIGHAVLLRAVEPVQGFGTMARRRHIRPESETAKRDVCNGPAKLCEAFGIGQEENGVDLCAGSVWLAEERSQKRPVAVVRTTRIGITQGTQHKWRFHMKDNPYVSKGRPM; this comes from the coding sequence ATGCAACAGAGCCGCCTTGTGAAACCGCAATTGAGAAGAATCCGCCGCCGGTTCTATCTGCAACCGACACTGCAGGTCGCCCGTCAGCTTATCGGCAAGTTCCTTGTCAAAAAGTTAAACGATGAAATTCTTATCGGAAGAATTGTTGAAACGGAAGCTTACCTGGGAGAGAAGGATCCTGCAAGTCATGCATACAATGGTATGACCCGCCGCAACGAAGTGATGTTCGGGAAGGGGGGGCATCTGTATGTGTATTTCACGTACGGAATGCATTTTTGCTGCAACGTCGTAACCGAAGAAGCCGGCATCGGCCATGCAGTGTTGCTTCGGGCGGTAGAGCCGGTACAGGGCTTTGGAACGATGGCCCGCCGCCGCCACATCAGGCCGGAATCGGAAACTGCAAAACGAGATGTATGCAACGGACCGGCAAAACTGTGTGAAGCATTCGGGATCGGACAGGAAGAAAATGGAGTTGACTTATGTGCCGGCAGTGTGTGGCTTGCGGAAGAGCGGTCACAAAAAAGGCCCGTTGCAGTAGTTCGCACAACTCGCATCGGTATCACTCAAGGAACACAGCACAAATGGCGGTTCCACATGAAGGACAATCCGTACGTTTCAAAAGGGAGGCCAATGTAA
- a CDS encoding response regulator, with translation MNKPPKILIVDDDEVQLQVIGHAIQSIGEYVVLTSTSPITAMQIAEKHSPDVILSDFFMPEQDGFTFCRKVKEHPRLRTVMFILLTSASTIDQRVRGLDLGADDYIAKPFNTEELLSRIRAALRLRALTDELETDKAQLSALYKEAEESFMGVISLLTHLIGQRVPSASIRGDRAAAMARWIGERLGVNEEELKMLEIAAKLHEIGKVNLSDDLLKKPVSELTDVERGAIAHFPMMGQMILSGIPRLRSVGAFLRHQMENVDGTGYPDKLQKDQIPVEARILRAINVVELECALHPGNVERAVSAIQRCKGTVLDPHIVQLITEYLQIVENPAWREGKRQVSIYDLKEGMVIAHDLTTGSGTKLLSDKSKISLSILERIFAHHQHDPILNTIYVYDA, from the coding sequence ATGAACAAGCCGCCAAAAATCCTGATCGTTGACGACGACGAGGTGCAGTTGCAGGTTATCGGGCATGCAATCCAATCAATCGGCGAGTATGTGGTTTTGACCTCAACAAGCCCTATTACCGCAATGCAGATCGCCGAGAAACATTCTCCCGACGTGATCTTGAGCGATTTTTTCATGCCCGAGCAGGATGGATTCACGTTCTGCCGGAAGGTCAAAGAGCATCCCCGGTTGCGTACCGTCATGTTTATTCTTCTCACATCGGCGTCGACAATTGACCAACGAGTACGTGGTCTCGATCTCGGTGCCGATGACTACATTGCCAAGCCGTTTAATACAGAAGAGTTGCTTTCACGCATCAGGGCCGCTCTCCGTTTGAGGGCGCTGACCGATGAACTCGAAACAGACAAAGCGCAGCTCTCCGCGCTTTACAAAGAAGCAGAAGAAAGTTTCATGGGAGTGATATCACTGCTGACACACCTGATTGGTCAACGTGTGCCGAGCGCATCCATACGCGGTGATCGGGCGGCGGCCATGGCCCGCTGGATTGGCGAGCGACTCGGAGTGAATGAAGAAGAGTTGAAGATGCTTGAAATTGCTGCAAAACTCCATGAGATCGGCAAGGTCAATCTATCCGATGATTTGTTGAAGAAACCGGTATCCGAGTTAACCGACGTCGAGCGCGGAGCAATTGCGCATTTCCCGATGATGGGGCAGATGATTCTCAGCGGCATACCGCGTCTGCGATCTGTTGGCGCTTTTCTTCGCCATCAGATGGAGAACGTTGACGGAACAGGATATCCCGACAAGTTGCAGAAAGATCAGATTCCGGTTGAAGCGCGCATTCTGCGTGCAATCAATGTCGTTGAGTTGGAATGTGCATTGCATCCCGGGAACGTTGAGCGTGCAGTCTCTGCTATTCAGCGGTGCAAGGGTACTGTGCTTGATCCGCATATTGTACAGTTGATCACCGAGTATTTGCAGATTGTGGAAAACCCCGCGTGGCGCGAAGGAAAGAGGCAGGTGTCGATCTATGACTTGAAGGAAGGGATGGTGATAGCACACGATTTGACGACGGGAAGCGGCACCAAACTCCTCTCGGACAAGTCAAAGATATCCCTTTCCATTCTTGAGAGGATATTTGCTCACCACCAGCATGATCCGATTCTCAACACCATTTATGTGTACGATGCATAG
- a CDS encoding OmpA family protein: protein MNRSHSDLPIIIKKKKHGAHGHHGGAWKVAYADFVTAMMALFIVLWIVGQSKQVKEYVAHYFRDPGAFFENSTGGGAFTGTTVPMPQQHTEDNLRRETKRMQEMASTLTKKLGQDSSLHQLLSQISFEMTEEGMRINLNESAQGAYFDLGTSRLKPEAIGILTTIASEIGKLANDVVIEGHTDALPYSGTQGYTNFELSTDRANAARRLLMANGLRAEQLSDVRGYADTRLRDRNRPFDASNRRISIVIKFGEQ from the coding sequence ATGAATCGCAGTCATAGCGATCTTCCCATTATCATCAAGAAGAAGAAACATGGCGCACACGGTCATCACGGCGGCGCGTGGAAAGTAGCGTATGCTGATTTCGTGACTGCAATGATGGCATTGTTTATTGTGTTATGGATCGTCGGGCAGAGCAAACAGGTGAAGGAATATGTGGCCCACTATTTCAGAGATCCGGGCGCCTTTTTTGAGAACTCAACGGGAGGCGGTGCGTTCACGGGAACAACAGTGCCAATGCCTCAGCAACATACGGAAGATAATCTGCGCCGGGAAACCAAACGCATGCAGGAGATGGCCTCAACTCTGACGAAGAAATTGGGGCAGGATTCATCGTTGCATCAGCTTCTGAGCCAGATCTCATTTGAAATGACGGAAGAAGGAATGAGAATCAATCTGAACGAATCTGCTCAAGGTGCATATTTCGACCTCGGTACATCACGGCTGAAGCCGGAGGCTATCGGGATACTGACGACGATTGCATCGGAGATCGGAAAACTCGCGAACGATGTAGTCATCGAAGGACATACGGACGCGCTTCCGTATTCGGGCACACAGGGGTACACGAATTTCGAGCTGAGCACGGATCGTGCCAACGCGGCGCGACGACTTCTCATGGCCAACGGGTTGCGGGCTGAACAACTTTCCGATGTGCGCGGCTATGCCGATACCAGGCTGCGTGATCGCAACAGACCGTTTGATGCTTCCAATCGAAGAATCAGCATAGTGATAAAGTTCGGGGAACAGTAG
- the motA gene encoding flagellar motor stator protein MotA, which translates to MFVIIGIAVVLLSVLGGFVLHGGPLGVLFQPEEFLIIGGAAMGALLVQTPPSLLKRVASNMGGLFKGDPYTKDEYLNLLKTMFELFNAATRDGLIAIEQHVEKPEASSIFAKNKFLMHHKHALYYLADTMKLLMGGGVPPHDLESMLEADIETHHTEETQASGMLQKVADALPGLGIVAAVLGIVITMQAIDGPPAEIGYKVAAALVGTFLGIFLCYGFVGPMSTHMDLLSQSQSRYFECMKAGIVAYAKGNAPLVVVEFARRVIPNEVRPAFQELEQAVKALKHVQS; encoded by the coding sequence ATGTTTGTGATAATTGGAATTGCCGTTGTTTTGCTGAGTGTCCTCGGCGGGTTTGTGTTGCACGGCGGCCCGCTTGGAGTACTTTTCCAGCCGGAAGAATTTCTCATTATCGGCGGAGCAGCGATGGGCGCATTGTTGGTGCAGACGCCGCCTTCACTGCTCAAACGTGTGGCCAGCAACATGGGCGGGCTCTTCAAAGGCGACCCGTACACCAAGGATGAATACCTGAACCTGCTGAAGACGATGTTCGAACTCTTCAACGCCGCAACACGCGACGGCCTGATAGCTATTGAGCAGCACGTTGAAAAACCCGAGGCAAGTTCCATCTTCGCAAAAAATAAGTTCCTCATGCACCACAAGCATGCGCTGTACTATCTTGCTGATACGATGAAACTGCTGATGGGGGGGGGCGTACCGCCGCACGATCTTGAATCGATGCTTGAAGCCGACATCGAGACACATCACACCGAAGAAACACAAGCAAGCGGAATGCTGCAAAAAGTCGCCGATGCACTTCCCGGTCTTGGCATCGTTGCGGCCGTCTTGGGAATCGTGATCACGATGCAGGCAATTGACGGCCCGCCTGCGGAAATTGGCTATAAGGTTGCCGCGGCGCTTGTGGGGACGTTTCTTGGAATTTTTCTCTGCTACGGCTTCGTCGGCCCGATGTCGACGCACATGGATCTGTTAAGCCAGTCGCAATCACGATATTTTGAATGTATGAAGGCCGGAATCGTTGCCTATGCAAAAGGCAATGCCCCGTTGGTGGTTGTTGAATTTGCCCGACGCGTCATCCCGAACGAAGTCCGGCCGGCATTCCAGGAATTGGAGCAAGCGGTGAAAGCTCTGAAGCACGTACAATCCTAA
- the csrA gene encoding carbon storage regulator CsrA, with protein sequence MLVLSRKLDEAVQIGGGIRVKILHISDGQVKIGIEAPPDVKIYRAEIVSEIERQNVLAARGEKSAAAKAAGMLTKSAAKPKQD encoded by the coding sequence ATGCTAGTCCTATCACGAAAGCTCGATGAAGCAGTTCAAATCGGCGGCGGCATCCGAGTGAAGATACTTCATATCAGCGATGGACAAGTGAAGATCGGGATTGAAGCCCCGCCGGACGTGAAGATCTATCGTGCCGAGATTGTTTCGGAAATTGAAAGGCAAAACGTCCTTGCTGCCCGCGGAGAAAAGAGCGCGGCAGCAAAAGCCGCAGGCATGTTGACCAAATCGGCGGCCAAGCCAAAACAAGACTGA
- the fliW gene encoding flagellar assembly protein FliW, giving the protein MKCFNQQFGEIEYAQEHVYDFPEGIIGFEHLHKFIIINYPETEPFRWLLSVEDKELCVPILDPKFIEPLYRASERFEEGVTVAVIVSLKEPIEQSTVNLRSPLLIDAEKHLGKQAILENERFAIQHKLINELQLVTGE; this is encoded by the coding sequence ATGAAGTGTTTCAATCAACAGTTCGGTGAAATCGAATACGCACAGGAACATGTGTATGACTTTCCGGAGGGAATCATCGGATTTGAACACTTGCACAAGTTCATCATTATCAACTATCCCGAAACAGAGCCATTCCGTTGGCTGCTATCTGTGGAGGACAAGGAGCTCTGTGTTCCGATTCTTGATCCGAAATTTATCGAACCTCTGTACCGGGCATCCGAGCGATTCGAAGAGGGCGTTACGGTGGCGGTCATTGTGTCGCTGAAGGAACCCATTGAACAATCCACCGTGAATCTGAGAAGCCCGTTATTGATCGATGCTGAAAAACATCTCGGGAAGCAGGCAATTCTTGAGAACGAGCGGTTTGCCATTCAGCACAAATTAATCAACGAGCTGCAACTCGTTACGGGAGAGTGA
- a CDS encoding OmpA family protein gives MKSKRIRQSKPENQSNADRWLLTYADLITLLLGLFVILYAMSQVDNTKYSKVVVALGGMFGKAVPLGESESVLPGGALMPDRMSIERKLHGALYQDLQSQLVSVSQDSRGVVVHLAEELLFASGSATLKNTSTGSLDLLASVLKTLPNEIRVEGHTDNVPISTTMFPSNWHLSVGRAMNTGDYLMKRHGIDPQKVTIVGFSEYKPLVPNTTQENKARNRRVDIVIVSSETLHNTKHSGEQQ, from the coding sequence ATGAAATCGAAGCGAATACGGCAATCGAAGCCCGAAAATCAGTCAAACGCGGACAGGTGGCTTCTCACCTACGCGGATTTGATTACGTTGTTGCTGGGATTGTTTGTCATTTTATATGCAATGTCCCAGGTTGATAATACGAAATACTCAAAGGTGGTGGTAGCCCTTGGTGGGATGTTCGGAAAGGCCGTACCTTTAGGTGAATCCGAATCCGTGTTGCCCGGGGGAGCGTTGATGCCGGATCGCATGAGTATTGAACGCAAGTTGCACGGGGCGCTCTATCAGGACCTTCAATCTCAATTGGTTTCCGTTTCACAGGATTCACGGGGCGTAGTTGTGCATTTGGCGGAAGAATTGCTATTTGCATCCGGCAGCGCGACACTCAAGAACACGTCCACGGGGAGCCTCGACTTGCTGGCTAGCGTTCTGAAGACACTGCCCAACGAGATTAGAGTTGAAGGACACACTGACAACGTTCCCATCAGCACAACCATGTTCCCTTCAAACTGGCATTTGTCGGTCGGTCGGGCAATGAACACAGGCGATTATTTGATGAAACGGCATGGCATTGACCCGCAAAAGGTGACGATAGTCGGATTTTCAGAGTACAAGCCTCTGGTGCCCAACACAACGCAGGAGAACAAGGCAAGAAACCGGCGGGTCGATATCGTTATTGTTTCATCTGAAACTTTGCACAACACTAAACATTCTGGAGAACAACAATGA
- a CDS encoding MotA/TolQ/ExbB proton channel family protein — MNSRWDAGTILGLTLGFSVVFGSFVLEGGTIGGLILLPAMAIVFGGTIAAAMIGTSMSSIKSIGKLMFLAARPPKQDVRSTIDSIVFYSSVARREGLFALEKFIDTAPHQFLQKILRLTVDGIDPHSLRGLAETEIHYVGDRHARSAAIFHKMGGYSPTMGIIGTVMGLIATLAAAGEDPDTLIRHIATAFIATLWGVLMANIVWLPIYDKLKKIHDEESMHLDLILEGVQGIQAGEIPSVIKAKLESMLPHSERNSALA; from the coding sequence ATGAATTCTCGTTGGGATGCTGGAACAATACTCGGCTTGACGCTGGGATTCTCTGTGGTGTTTGGTTCGTTTGTGTTGGAAGGCGGTACCATCGGCGGACTTATTCTGCTTCCCGCCATGGCGATTGTATTTGGCGGAACCATTGCAGCAGCGATGATCGGCACATCGATGAGCAGCATAAAGAGCATCGGCAAACTGATGTTTCTTGCGGCGCGTCCGCCGAAACAGGATGTTCGATCAACGATCGATTCCATTGTGTTTTACTCGTCTGTTGCACGGCGGGAAGGACTGTTCGCTCTTGAGAAATTCATCGATACAGCTCCGCATCAGTTCTTGCAAAAGATTTTGAGGTTAACTGTGGACGGTATTGATCCACATAGTTTGCGCGGCCTCGCGGAAACGGAAATCCACTATGTGGGCGACCGCCATGCAAGGAGTGCTGCGATATTTCACAAAATGGGCGGGTATTCGCCAACAATGGGCATTATCGGAACAGTAATGGGCTTGATTGCCACGCTTGCCGCGGCCGGTGAAGACCCGGATACACTCATCCGGCACATAGCAACGGCTTTTATCGCCACCTTGTGGGGCGTGCTCATGGCAAACATCGTGTGGCTCCCGATTTATGACAAACTGAAGAAAATTCACGATGAAGAGAGTATGCATCTCGATCTTATACTTGAAGGTGTTCAAGGAATTCAGGCGGGAGAAATTCCGAGCGTGATCAAGGCAAAGCTCGAAAGCATGTTGCCGCATTCAGAAAGGAACTCTGCGCTCGCATGA
- the flgL gene encoding flagellar hook-associated protein FlgL encodes MRISDNMLTKNFLTSVNNSRSRMSKLQDQLSSGKRVLNPSDDPEAAYRILRTKTAINKNEQFQKNVSDGTVMLQATAQAIDNFSNLLLEAKDIVTKARSGIGTTSLQTFAEQIDAIIKSAVQIGNTQFNGKHLFGGTQTTAPPFILAADGSSVTLNPNGISGTIELQVGDGLKQAVNIDGMQAFLGEEIFQALIDIRDTMRGGTVPTAAHYDQVTAHVSHVSSVGGKVGLMMNALEMHENFLAGREIQLTSLLSNDEDTDFAESTLLLRKEEIMLEAALNVGARLIPKSLMDFLR; translated from the coding sequence ATGAGAATCAGTGATAACATGCTGACGAAGAATTTCCTGACGAGCGTCAACAATTCCCGATCCCGAATGAGCAAACTTCAGGATCAGCTTTCGTCGGGAAAGCGGGTCTTGAACCCGTCGGACGATCCGGAGGCGGCCTACAGAATTCTCAGAACAAAAACCGCCATCAACAAAAACGAACAGTTCCAGAAGAACGTAAGTGACGGAACTGTGATGCTGCAGGCAACTGCACAAGCCATTGATAATTTCAGCAACCTCTTGCTTGAAGCAAAAGACATTGTAACCAAGGCACGGAGTGGAATCGGCACGACAAGCCTGCAGACCTTTGCCGAGCAAATCGACGCCATCATTAAGAGTGCCGTTCAGATCGGTAACACGCAGTTCAACGGTAAGCACCTTTTCGGCGGTACGCAAACCACGGCCCCGCCGTTCATTTTGGCAGCCGATGGATCAAGCGTCACTCTCAACCCTAACGGCATCAGCGGAACGATCGAGCTTCAGGTCGGTGACGGATTGAAGCAAGCAGTGAATATCGACGGAATGCAGGCATTTCTCGGAGAGGAGATTTTTCAGGCGCTGATCGACATCCGTGACACGATGCGTGGCGGGACTGTACCCACTGCGGCACACTACGACCAAGTGACGGCGCATGTGTCGCACGTGTCGAGTGTCGGCGGAAAGGTCGGGCTCATGATGAATGCTCTTGAAATGCACGAAAACTTTCTTGCCGGAAGGGAAATCCAACTGACAAGCTTGCTCTCAAATGACGAGGATACGGATTTTGCAGAATCAACGCTGTTGTTGAGAAAGGAAGAGATAATGCTGGAGGCGGCACTGAATGTTGGCGCACGACTGATTCCCAAATCACTGATGGATTTCTTGCGATAG
- the flgK gene encoding flagellar hook-associated protein FlgK: MPGLFGLLEIGRRALASQQLSMNVTSHNIANATTPGYTRQRADLTATMPLKNAQGLFIGTGVSVEGIERLRNRFLDNQYRQSSGTLGSASLRQGVLSQIESVLNEPSDHGLQSAMTKFFNSFQELSAHPEDAGPRNAVLSQATHLVSTFNRISNGLIAQRNNLIDDAGNKVIQINSLTRQIADLNAQIVSAKGAGNLPNDLMDQRDQALDQLSQLANISASVDSQGVMLVSIGGTLVAGNATSVPLQMSATADSLTITTSGGYALQVGGGQLGGLMEMYNTTIPGYQSQLDTLANTIITRVNAVHSAGYGLGDPPQTGINFFTGTDARSIAVNTTISSDINNIAASGDGAPGNNENALALFGIINEQLLDGGTSTVSQFYNRFVSSVGSAVTSATAASNGAELILSQLYAQRESISGVSLDEEMTNMIKFQRSFEAAARLVSTTDELMKTILNMV; the protein is encoded by the coding sequence ATGCCGGGCTTATTTGGACTGTTGGAGATCGGGCGTAGGGCGCTGGCGTCGCAGCAACTCTCAATGAACGTCACGAGTCACAATATAGCGAATGCAACAACGCCGGGCTACACGCGCCAGCGTGCAGATTTGACCGCAACAATGCCGCTCAAAAATGCCCAAGGATTGTTCATTGGAACAGGTGTAAGCGTTGAAGGAATTGAACGTTTGCGCAACAGGTTTCTTGATAACCAATATCGTCAATCAAGCGGAACGTTGGGGTCAGCTTCGTTGCGGCAGGGCGTACTTAGTCAAATTGAGTCGGTACTGAATGAGCCGTCCGATCACGGGCTCCAATCGGCTATGACGAAGTTCTTCAACAGTTTCCAGGAACTGTCTGCACATCCCGAGGATGCCGGTCCGCGTAACGCGGTGTTGTCGCAGGCAACGCACCTGGTTTCCACCTTCAACCGCATCAGCAACGGCCTCATAGCTCAGCGCAACAATCTCATTGACGATGCCGGAAACAAGGTCATTCAGATCAACAGTCTGACAAGGCAAATTGCGGATTTGAACGCGCAAATCGTGTCAGCGAAGGGCGCAGGCAACCTTCCGAATGACCTGATGGATCAACGCGATCAGGCGCTTGACCAGCTTTCGCAACTTGCCAATATCTCGGCATCGGTGGATAGTCAGGGTGTCATGCTGGTCTCAATCGGGGGAACGCTTGTTGCCGGAAATGCTACATCGGTTCCCCTGCAAATGTCTGCAACGGCAGACTCGTTGACCATTACCACATCCGGCGGTTACGCTCTGCAAGTTGGCGGCGGCCAACTCGGCGGCCTGATGGAAATGTACAACACAACGATTCCCGGGTACCAGTCTCAGCTTGATACTCTCGCAAACACAATCATCACACGTGTCAACGCGGTTCATTCTGCGGGATACGGACTCGGAGATCCGCCACAAACCGGGATCAATTTCTTTACGGGAACCGATGCCCGAAGTATTGCCGTGAACACGACGATCTCCTCCGATATTAACAACATAGCTGCTTCAGGTGATGGCGCACCGGGCAACAATGAGAATGCCTTGGCGTTGTTTGGAATTATCAACGAACAACTGCTCGACGGCGGAACATCAACTGTCTCCCAGTTTTACAACAGATTTGTCAGCTCCGTGGGATCGGCGGTCACCTCGGCAACAGCGGCAAGTAACGGGGCTGAACTCATTCTTTCCCAATTGTATGCACAGCGCGAATCCATTTCGGGTGTTTCGTTGGATGAAGAGATGACAAACATGATCAAATTTCAACGGTCATTCGAAGCAGCCGCCCGGCTTGTGAGTACTACGGACGAACTTATGAAAACAATCCTCAATATGGTGTAG
- the flgN gene encoding flagellar export chaperone FlgN: MSNLNHLMEVMATEAELTEQLIEVMRMQQQALVNLDHAVVETSVDKQQELLLPIEALEQERLRLTREVWSEVAQPPDEPETSIHLTSLLCRLQQNDADKLSMIGSRLHSAVEVMMKVNQANQFLIEHSRRFVRETLRIVTDGHSRQLVDHRI, encoded by the coding sequence ATGAGTAACCTTAATCATCTCATGGAAGTGATGGCGACCGAAGCGGAACTGACCGAACAGTTGATTGAAGTGATGAGGATGCAACAACAAGCCCTGGTAAACCTTGACCACGCGGTAGTCGAGACTTCGGTGGACAAGCAACAGGAACTTCTGCTGCCTATTGAAGCGCTTGAACAGGAACGGCTCCGGCTTACGCGGGAGGTGTGGAGCGAGGTTGCTCAGCCACCCGATGAACCGGAAACGTCGATTCATCTTACATCATTGCTTTGTCGACTTCAGCAGAACGATGCTGACAAACTCTCAATGATTGGAAGCCGTCTGCATTCAGCGGTAGAAGTGATGATGAAAGTGAATCAGGCAAACCAGTTCTTGATTGAGCATTCCCGAAGGTTTGTGCGGGAAACACTGCGCATAGTCACGGACGGGCATTCCCGTCAATTAGTCGATCATCGAATCTAA